CGTGAATGTGACGTGATATTTTCCGGGCGCAGCCTATTCCCGAGCCGACTTGCGGCTGGAGGGCCCGGCGATGCGACGCAGCCTGATTTTGGTGTTTGCCGCGGCGCTCGCGCTTTTTGCGCCGGCACGTTCCAGCGCTGACGATATCACGCCGCTCGGCATCGGCCTTGAAGACATCGACTATCCCTACCCCGTCCATTTTCTCGATCTAACGATTGAGGGCCAACGCCTGCGTATGGCCTATATGGACGTGTCAGCCGCGCACCCGAATGGCCAATCGCTCGTGCTCTTGCACGGCAAGAATTTCGACGGCGAATATTGGGCGCAAGCGATCCGCGTGCTCACCGATCACGGCTATCGCGTCATCGTCCCGGACCAGATCGGGTTCGGCAAATCCTCGAAGCCGGATATCGATTATCATTTCGATCTACTGGCCGCGAACACGAAGGCCCTGCTCGATCATCTCGGCATCGCCCACGCCACGATCGTCGGTCATTCGTTCGGCGGCATGCTCGCGGTCTATTTCGCCCGCGATTATCCGCAGACCACCACGCGGCTCGTGCTCGAAAACCCGATCGGCCTTGAAGATTATCGCAGCGCCATTGAGCCGCCGACACTCGACTCGCTGTTCAACGCCGAAATGGCGCAAACGGCCGCGTCCTATCGTACCTTCATGCATGCCTTCTTCGTCGGCTGGCCTCCGGAGGCGGAGCACAGCGTCGATGTGTTCGCCCGCGTTCTGCACAGCGGCGAATATCCGCGCTGGGCAAAGGCATCGGCGCTCACGTCGCAGATGATCTTTAACGAGCCGATAAGACAGGAATATCCGCTTCTGAAAATGCCGGTCCTGCTTGTCATCGGCCAAGGTGATCGCTCGGTCTTCTTCCGCCGCTATGCCAAGCCGCAGGAGATCGCGACTCTCGGCCATTGGCCAGAACTCGGACGCAAAGCGGCAAAAGACATCCCCAACGCGCAGCTCGTGGAAATCCAGGGCTCCGGCCATGTGCCGCATCTCGAACAGGCCGACGAATTCAATGCGGCTTTGATAAAGTTTCTCGGCGCGAGATATTAAGCTGCCAATTGCAGGTGGCCTCGCAATGATGAAGGCAGGATAGCCATGAGCACGATCCTCTCCCGACGCGACTTTGTGGGCGTCGCTCTCGCGACAAGCCTATTGCCCGTCCTGCCTGCCGCAGCGGTGACGCCGGCTAATTCGAAGCGCCTTGTCGCTGGAACGCGTGTGATCGAGGTGAACGGCCGGGCCGCCAAAGTCTTCGGGCTTATCGGTCCCGACGGACGCCCGGGCCTTCGCCTGGCCCCCGGTGAACGATTTCAGGTGCAACTCGTGAATGATGCCGGGACACCGACGATCGTTCACTGGCATGGGCAGCTTCCGCCCTGGAAGCAAGACGGCTTTCCCTGGCCGCAGACCCCATCCATCGGAAGCGGCGCTGCGCAAGCTTACGATTATGCGCCTATTCCCGGCACGTACTGGATGCATTCGCA
This Methylovirgula sp. DNA region includes the following protein-coding sequences:
- a CDS encoding alpha/beta hydrolase produces the protein MRRSLILVFAAALALFAPARSSADDITPLGIGLEDIDYPYPVHFLDLTIEGQRLRMAYMDVSAAHPNGQSLVLLHGKNFDGEYWAQAIRVLTDHGYRVIVPDQIGFGKSSKPDIDYHFDLLAANTKALLDHLGIAHATIVGHSFGGMLAVYFARDYPQTTTRLVLENPIGLEDYRSAIEPPTLDSLFNAEMAQTAASYRTFMHAFFVGWPPEAEHSVDVFARVLHSGEYPRWAKASALTSQMIFNEPIRQEYPLLKMPVLLVIGQGDRSVFFRRYAKPQEIATLGHWPELGRKAAKDIPNAQLVEIQGSGHVPHLEQADEFNAALIKFLGARY